CTTCGATCGGTTTTCTTATCAAAAGTGGACTTTTTGAACAACTACTAAAACAACTTAAAAATAGGATACTGTAAAACCTGTATGAACACAAGGGCACAATATGCACCCTTCCTGCCAACATGTTAAAATACAAATATGTTTGCAGATACTTAAAAAGAGGTGGACAATCATGAAAAAGATAGGATTTATCGGCCTGGGTACAATGGGTGCGCCAATGGCTGCAAACTTGCTCAAAGCAGGCTATGAAGTCACAGTGTATAACCGCACTGCTTCAAAGTGCGCTCCTCTCGTTAATCAAGGTGCCAAGCAGGCTGCATCTCCCAAGGAAGCAGCGGCATCCAACGATATCGTCATTACAATGGTAAGCAATGACCAATCGATAGAAGCCGTATACGATGGTTCCGAGGGTGTTCTCTCTGGGCTCAAGTCCGGCGCAATCGTGATCGATTGCAGCACGATCTCCCCTGCGCTTGTGAAGCAGACCGCAGCGAAGGTTCAAGAGCGTGAAGGAAGCTTCCTTGACGCTCCTGTAACCGGAAGCTCTCCAGCCGCCATCGACGGGACGCTCGTCTTCATGATAGGTGGGAATGCTGACACCCTGGAGAAAAGCCGTGACCTCTTCGAAGTCATGGGTAAGAAGATCCTGTACATGGGACCAAACGGCAGCGGTGCCGTAGCCAAGATCGCTCACAATACAATCGTTGGCATCAACAACCTGGCACTTGCCGAAGGCTTCGCCATCGCCGCCAAATCGGGTTTACCTGTGGACAGCTTCCTCGAACTAGTGCAGCTAGGTTCAGCAGGGAGCAAAGCGGCCGAACTCAAAGGCCGTAAAATCATCGAGCATGATTTCACGAACCAGTTCTCGTTGGCGCTTATGCTGAAAGATTTGAAGCTGGCCTCGTCCCTGACAGACAATTCCGGCATTCCTGCCCCAATGCTGAACCTGGCCAAGAGCCTGTTCCAGGCTGGTCAGACCGAAGGTTATGGCGATGAGGATTTATCCTCCGTTGTGAAAATTTACGAAGCCTGGATCGGCCAGAAGATCGGTGACAAGCAGTCCTGATCCAATTTCCGTTCTATTCCTACCCAATCATCATTGTCAAAAAGGCAGGTTCAGCGTTAGCTGTTCCTGCCTTTCATTTATTTACTTGCTCTCACAAGCCGCCCTAAAATCGTATTTTGTACATATGTCTATAACCTGCCCTATATGAAAAAGATCAGTCGATCCGATTTGCTATTTTTACAGATAAAAAAATGCCTTAAAATACAAAGTCGGTTTTGCGGCTGCAAGTTTTTACGTCTGTATTTGATAGCAAAAAGACTCCGTCCCATAAGGGACGGAGTTGATTCGCGTTACCAGCCTATTCCTGAATCCATTGCATCGATCGGAATTTACTTGGCGCTTTGCCGTCCCCGATTCCGCCGCCCCATTCGATAAAGCCTCTTCGCTGATTTCCGTCGTTATCATTCACCAGCAGCGAAAAGTTGAATACGCCGCTCTCTGTCATGATTGGGGCTAATTCCGACCATGGCAATGCTAATTCATAAGTCGTCAGCTTCTGGGCTTCGTCTCTTGCTACTCGAACCTCTCCGTTTGTGACCAATCCCTTTTCAACCCCTACCGGCGCCATCCAGCGATAAATTTGCGATCCTGCCGAGGTTTGCGAAATTCCATACTCATAATAGTTCGGATCCTCTCCGGGCAAACCGTTCGAAATAGCGAATTGGATGCTATCGCTGTTCCACATGTTCACATCGGTTGCTGGATAAGCATGAATGTTATCCTTGATTTTTGCAGTCAAATAAAAATTATCATTGTCGTAGTTCAACCATACGGAACCGCTCAAATCATCGGCCCCTTGGTAGCCGTTCACCTTCACGTTACCTTTGGATAAATCGATGGTCGGCGCCTTCACAACAATAAGCGGATCGGGATTGCCGTCAACGTTAAGTGTTCCGCTATAAACTGGATTGAAATCAATATTACCTTTATAGACATAGGTTTTGTTGTTTCCATAGGCTACTTTGACGTCTGATGATAAACTTTTTCCTAGTTCAACATTTTGCAGCGCGATATCAAACGTTCCTGTTGAATCAGGTTGCAGCACTTGATTCACCTCCTGATGGCCCGATAACGTACCAAGCTGCCAATCTATACGATGAACAGGCAAGGCGTTGAACTTAGAGTGATTTCGGATTTGTACTTTGATCGATTGACTAAGCGGCTCGGTACCGTTAAATACCGGACGAATTTGAACCGTCTCGGAAGACTCTACAGCAGCGACATACTGCAGCAGCCCGACGACTTGCCCTCCTGCTTTCAAGACTCCCTTGACGATCCGTGTCCCAGGTTCATCCAACCCGTTCACAACCACAGACTGTAGCTTGGTCTGCCCAGGGCCAGCATTCAACGCATAGGATTGGTCCTCTACCTCCAATGTGAAGTCAAGCACTTCAGCTGTTGTATTGTTCATTTCAACCTGAAATGTCACAGGTTCGCCTGATAGAGCACCTCCACCAGAAACGGTAAACATCGCATCCTTATTTATCGCTTGGATATTTCCCTTGATGTAGATAGGCTCTCCCGTCAAGGTTACGTAAATATTACCGTTCGTCGGCACATACGTCCGCGTATTACCCATCATATCCGTAATCTCAACGGGCTGATTCGTCTTGATCACAGCCGACGCAGGTTCGAGCGACCATACGACCCGCTTGTTGTTTTGTCCACCATCCATAAATAGGTAGCTTTTCAAGTCGGACTCCAGCGACTCTTCCTCGTGGAATTGCCAACCGGTAAGCTCTCTTGTCATCGCGGCGTATGCGGTATAAGCCGGTTTCGGAGTGAATGCACCGAACGGGTCAGCTGCATTGCGGAGCAGGCCGAAATTATCTTCGTTGTAGTCTTTACGAAGTCCGTCATTCACCATATCGTACCAGTATATTTTTTCGACTCCGCTTGAAATCGCCGACACATAGTAGCGAACCAAATAATTTGCTTGTATGATTTCATCAACGCCATTCGCGGCATTATGGGTTGGATAACCGAATTCCGTGATCCAAATCGGTTTATCTTGACCGTTATTATATTGGCGAATTAATGCCTTGATTTGATCGAGGGATTCTGTCAAACCTTCCGGTTCACTCGGGTAACGGTAAGGATGCAAAGTAACTGCGTCCATGTATTGCAGCCCGCCCAGCTTGAACACTTCCTCGATCCAGCTCACTGCATCTTCGGAGGCGACAATGCCATAGACCGGAAATTCAGGGTGGCTGGCTTTGACCGTCTCATACGTTTTTTTCAATAAGTTAAAATAATAGTCAGGCCGGGAGTTGGCAGGACTGTTGCCTCTTTTGCCGAACGAGCCGTGAAATTCATTGTAGGCCTCCATCGCGATCAGCTGATCTTTGTAGTAATCTACGTAAGCTTCGGCATAGTTGGCGAAACCTTCGCGACCTTGGTCGGTGTATGGCGTACCATTGTTGTCGTAAAAAGGGTTGTTATATCCAGAGACAAACAGCATATCGATGCCTTGCTCTTTGAGCTTCGCCATATAGTTATCCGGAACGGGGTTGAACGTGTACACTCCCTTTGCTTTCTCAATCGCATGCCACTCGATGCCATCCCGGACCGATTTGACGCCTGCCTGTTGAATGATCGGGATCGTATTCGTTTGTCCCCGATGCAGATGGGTCGCCATCCCGAAAGGCGAATCCGCTACAGCCGTAAAATCATAAGGCGACAGAACGGCAAACGACGTTTCCAATGGTACCGATGTTTGTTGATCTGACGATCCCGCTGTTGCCCGGAGCTTAAAGTAGCCGCGTTTCGAATAAGGGACGTTGATGATGGCATTGCCCCGGTCATTAAATTCTGTACCTTCGGACATTTTGGCGCCCTGCATATCGTAGACAGACCACGTAACGCTAGGCAGCAGTGTTGCTACTTTGAACTGGATCGGTTCATTTTCATTGAACACATTTCCAATTTTCATTTGCTTTAGCTCGGTTTTCGGAACGTTCACGGTTACATAGGGGCCATCATGGCTCCACTTATTTTGACTGTTTCCGGCCTCGATCTTGAAGGTGTACGTACTACCGATATCTAAATCCTGAATCGGAATATGGTACGTATCACTTGTTACGGTTGCTATGGACTTTCCATTTTGATAGATTTGATAATTGTCCGTATTTCCTGGTGACTGCGTTTCCGACCATTTCAAATCCAAACCGTTCTCGCCTAAATTTTCAATCACAACGCTTGCGTCGGAGGGCCACCTTGGCGCCGATGGATCAACACGTCTATGTGATAGGGATAAATAAGGCTGATTTACTGCATTTTCTTTACTGTTGATATGGATTAACGCTCCGCTTTTGGCAGCTTGGGTCAACCCGAAGCTGGCAACCTGATCGGAGGCAAGCTGTGCCTTCACAAAGGAGGTCACGTCCACCTGAATCCATTTCCATGTCAAACCTACATTCACATTGGCCAAATAATGGTCCATGACCGGCTTTTCATTCCAGGTTACCCTGTTCTCTGTCCACGTATCGTCCTCCACCCCGTACAATTGAAAGGCCAACGGACTGCCGTTCGTATTAATTACTGCTGCATACACGTTTAGCGTTACCGATCCTACTTCCCCCGAATAAGAGCTTAGATCAAATTTCATGTAGGATTCCCTGGTATAATTCGGATCGCTTGACCACGTTCTCACCTGAAGCATCGGATCCGTACCGTAATTTGTATTTGCAAGAGATCCCGCATTCACATACGTATCGGCTTGTATTGGGATCTGGGTTACGGCATTACTGTTTTCAAGCGCGTAAATCGAAGAACCTCCGCTAGTCACGAATAAGCTGACAATAACAAATAAAGATAGAATGACGGATCTTTTCCATGTAATAGGTGTCAAATACAATCACTCCTCTATTAAGATTTGAAAGCGATCAGCATGCATTTAGGTTCTTGATCTCTCCAGGTCTTATTTCGATAGCCGTTTCTTCCACTTCGATCCACACAGACATAGCTGACGGGTTATGTAGGATGTGGCCGGACACGGAACAGCGGAGCTGTCGTAATGCACTCATGTAAGCGACAATTTCAGAATTCGTGGCATACCAGATGTCGCTATGCCGTCCTACTAACTCACCGAACTGTTCGAGTATGTTCCAATTCCGATCTCTATCAAACTCATAGCTATGTCCCCACACATAGAATATTGCCATTCGCGCGTGCCTCGGCGTATCGAAGAGAAACTTTTGTCCGAACTCCAGCATTTGTTTGTGATGGCAAGTAGGATGCCATTGCAGGAAATCGGACGGCATGGCAAAGGTATGAGTACTGTTCGTCGTCCGAGCATATTCAATGCCAAGGCCGGGCAATGCCGACACAACCTGTTCATTCCAGGAACCATACGGATAGCTCATGCCGCGAACAGGATAGCCGGTAAGTGCTTCCAGCGCATTTCGATCTTCCATGATCTCCGTAACCACCCGGTCCGGAGGTATTAGATCCAGATGCGGATGGGCTGCCGTATGGGAAGATACTTCTTGCCCGGCATACAGCGTCGAGACCTCTTCGGCGTTAATATAACCGGGCTTCCCAAAAAAGCCCGAGTTGAGATGAAAGGCGCCTTTCAAACCGTAGTCGTTCATTTTGGCCACAAGCATACGGTCATCTTCTCTACCATCATCGTAGCTCAATGTTATCGCTTTCATTTTTCCGCCAGGAAAACGGTCGTATCGTATCCTCAACGTAATCCCTCCTTTGTAAGGTAATGGTCACCAAACCATCCCCGCTCGATATTAGCCAGCATCAGATCCATTCCCGTCCTTTGGAAGGGCAGCGATATGTCCTGTTGGGTGATTTGCGGGTCTTCCACTTTCGTGTAAGTCAGCAGCGCTTTCCCCGAAGTGGTAAACGTACAATTCAAATTCATAAATTCGAATGGCCCAGTCTCAATGTCTCCTACCTTCTCCCATGTGATCCCACCATCGCGCGAAATGGCGGCGGTTAACGGGGTACGCAGCCCATAATGGTGTCTTGCAGGATCGTAGCAGCTATTGTTATAAAATAAAACCAAGTTGTTGGTGCCGGGAATAAGTCTTAGGCAAGAGCAAGATTCCGGGGCTTTGAGTCCCGAGGTTTGAGGTAATGACCATGTTTCGCCGCTATCATCGGAAAAGGACAAGAACACCGATCCTAGCTGTGTTCGAAGCGACATGATCAGCTGTCCGGAAGGCAACTCTGCTACCGACGCCTCCATGGCGCCGCGCATCGGCAAGTTGACCGTCCCGCTTGACCTTCTCCAGCTGTAGCCCTCATCATCGCTTAGATAGCAAGCAACGGTATTATGCTGGCTCCCCTGATGGCCCGTTCCGAAGTGAAATGGCAGAAGCAATCGACTGCTCGACAAGACGTTCATCTGATTGGCACCTCCCTGAATCCATTGTCCGTCACTTCGGTTCCATATGGTGCCTGCATCGCTCCAGGTTTTCCCCTCATCGGAGGAGCGGAATAAGCACATCGTCGCGCTGCTGCCTCCATGATGACCGCGAACACAATGAAGCATCAGTTCACCGGAAGGCAATCGGGTTAATCCGGGTGCCTGCACATTATGGTCGCCAGGCTCCACGTCCACAAGCAGGGTTTCCTCGCCCCAAGTGATCCCATCGTCTCTCGATATTTTGGCATGAATGCGGCAGAGACCAAAATCGCTTCCTCCCTCGATGTTATCCTCATATTTATGCCAAGCCAAAAGCAACCTGCCATCCTTCAGCTGAACGACGCTAGCCGTATCATTGCGCGGGTTGTCAGGTCCTGCTTCCGCCACTGTACAGTATCGAATCGCTCCATTCCTCATCGCTTTCATGTCCTCCTGTTCCATGAATAGCAGGACGTTAGTAGCGAACCTATCCATCCTGCATTCACGTTAGTTACCCCTTAGAATTTTAGCTTGAACTCGTAAAAGTCTTTCGTAAAAAAGGCCTTTGTTTTGTTGTCCTGATACCACTTGGCATACCATTCTTCAATATTTTTTCCATCGTTTTTATCCCACGTGCTTTTCGCATCCTGAAATGCTTGATCAATCGAATAAGAATTTCCGGATATGACAGCTTTGGTCCAAATATCCCCTATATTTTTAGTCGCATTGTTAAATGATGTCTGTAATTGCCCTGGCATGGCCGGAATATGTTCTGGGTGCGTAAAGTCAGGCATCGGATGCTTCTCGTCTAAATAGATCTCGTAAGCCTGCTTCATTAGCTCCAGATATTGCTTCTCTATTGGATCGTTCGGATTCAACGATGCCTGGAACTGTCCGCAAGAACCTTCTACAATCGGCGAGAAGAGCATCGTATAGGCTGCCGTATATTTGATCTTCGGATCGGTTTTTTCTTTATTGATGAACTGTTGGCAGCCATTCTCACCTTCCTTCCAGTCTTCACCCTTGATTCCATATTTCAAAGTCTGGCCTGTTTCCTTGGATGCCATAAAATCAACATATTCCATAACCGCTTCCGGATGTTTGGCATTTGCATTGATCATGCCGGTAATTTGAACCGGGTTGGATAAGATCGGGCTGAACTGCCCGAATACGGTCGCAGGAAGCGGAATGACTTGTAGCTCCGCATTCGGATCGGCTTTTTTCAGGGCTTTAAATGTTTCGATATCAGATTGATGCACACTCGTACCCCACATCCCGATTTTTCCGGCGATAATTTCCTGCGCATACAGTCCCATGTAGCCGGATCCTTTTTTCGTTAGATAATCTTTGTCGATTAACCCTTCATCATATAATTGCTTCTTGAACGCAGCAGCCGCTTTCGCCCTTTCCCAATCCCAGACCATCTTGTCATCGGAAATCGTCCAGCCTACGTTGCCGAACATGCTGTCGAGGACCTGGGTGGACCGGGAACCCATATCAAGCGCAATGGTATCCTTTTTGCCGTTGCCATCCGGATCCTGATCGCGAAATGCTTTTAAGACGAGGATGAGCTCTTCCGGCGTTTGAGGTACGGAAAGATTCAGCTTTTTGAGCCAATCTGATCTGACCATCAACACATTGTGCGGTCGCAGTCCGTTAATCCGTCCGAACCCGTACATTTTCCCATCGGGCATCGTAGCTGCTTTTTTTAATGTAGGATATTGTTCGAGCAGCTTTTTGTAAGTCGTACTATATTTCTCAACGAATTCGTCGACAGGCAGAATTAATTTTTGATCATATAATTGATTGCGGAACGCGCCGCTAAATTCCTGAATCAGGTCAGGAGCGGAGTCCGAGGCGAACAATGTATTGAATTTTTGAACGGACTCTGTTCTCGGTATACCGATGACTTTAATCTGGGTCGGGCCGTTCTCGGACATCCAGGTCACCCATCTGTTCTTCTCAATCGTTCCTTCTTCCGGAGGTGTATTGCCTGCATCGTACGCAGAGATTGTAATCTGTGGCTTCGATTTATCGCCCTTGGTGCTTTCGTTGCCGTTCTGATCCCCTTTAGCGCACCCTGCTGCGATGATCGCGAGCATACCGACGATGGCAATTTTCCATACGATCTTCCTTATCATTTGCATACCATGACCTCCTGTTTTTTTCTTCTCAACACATCACGCTAATCTTATCCCTTTACTGCGCCGATCAACACCCCCTTCACAAAATGCTTTTGAAGAAGCGGATACACGACGATCATCGGGATTAACATCACGGTCATTCCGGCGGAGCGAATCGATTCCGGCGTCAACATTTGCCTATCCGCTTCCTGTAAATTTTGAAGCTCGTTCATCAGACTCGATTGTGCGACCATCTGCTGGATGAGAACGGAAAGATTATACTTACTTGAATCATTAATATAGATGAGTACATTCATGAACGAGTTCCAGTGACTCACCCCGTAAAATAAAGCCAGGGTCGCTAGTACGGGAGCGGATAACGGCAGCACGATTTGAACCGCTAATCTCCATTCACCACATCCATCCATCCGGGCCGAATCTAGCAATTCTTCGGGAACGTTCTCAAAGAACGTTTTCATAATTAGCATATTGTAAGCGCTGACAAGACCAGGAAGCCAGATCGCCCAATAAGAATCGATCAACCCGAGCGACTTCACTAATAAATAACTAGGTATAATCCCCCCGGAGAACAGCATCGTGAAGATGATCAACATCGTCATGAAACGCCGCCCGATAAAATACCTCTTCGATAACGGATACGCCGCTAATATCGTAAAAAGCATATTTAGTGCTACACCGACGCCGGTAATGATCAGGCTGTTCACAAAGGCATTGGGCACACGTGTTCCTTTCAACAAAGCGTTGTAGGAGTCAAAGCTGAATTCCACAGGCCATATAAAAACTTTTCCGGCCAAAATAGCGTGATTGCTGCTAAACGACAGTGATACGATATGAAGAAGAGGAACTAATGCGGTTAACGCCCATAGCCCCAAAAATAATGCATTGAATCCGTAAAATATTTTTTCGCTTGGTGTAGGTCTCATTCCTGTGTACCTCCTCGTAAAATCAGAACAACCCTTGGTCAAATTTGCGGGCTATCGTATTGGCCGTCAGTACAAGAACTAGACCGATAACCGACTCGAAAAGTCCGACCGCCGCCGTAAAACTGAATTGGCCCCCCTGAAGTCCTACGCGGTACACAAACGTCGAAATGACATCGCCTACCTCGGAAACGGCCGGATTGGACAACATATACACCTTGTCGAACCCTACATCGATCAGCTTTCCAACTTGCAAAATGAACATCACGATGATCGTGGAGCGAATTCCCGGCAGCGTAATGTGCAGCACTTGTCTCCACTTTGGTGCTCCGTCTATAGCGGCTGCTTCATACAAAGAAGGACTGAGCGAAGACAAGGCAGCCAAGTAAATGATGGCGGAGAATCCGGCTTCCTGCCAAATGCCTGAGCCGAAATAGATGGCTAGCCAACTCGGGATTTTATATAAGAAAGGAAACGGTTCCTCCGTGCCCATCACCGCATGCAGAAATCCATTCATCACTCCGCTGGAGGAAAATATCGTAACAATAACACCGGTGACGATAACCATCGATAAAAAATGCGGCAAATACACCAAGGTTTGTACGACCTTTTTGTACCATCTTCTACGGATCTCGTTTAACAGGATGGCGAGTAGGATGGGAAAAGGAAACCCGATCACAAAGCCAAGTATGCTGATTAATAACGTGTTGCGGAACACCCTCATGAAGTCCGGGCTGCTCCACAGCATTTCGAAATAGGTAAACCCGGCCCATGGGCTGTTCCATATGCCTTCACGGAGATTGTAATCCTTGAAAGCAATGATGATCCCCCCAATCGGTATATATTTGAATACGATGAAGTAGATCAATACAGGTAGGAACAAGATCCAGAGGGGAATGTTCGATCTCCATAATTTCCTTCGCTCCGTGTTAGTAGGGATGAGTTTTTTCTCTGCCACGGCTGCCATTTTCATTTTGTTAGCCCCTTAATTTTCATTTTGCTTGCCCATTTATGCAGGATCGTTGGTTGAAGTGTCCCCAATATAACGGAGAACCGCGTTCTGGCACAATATACACCTTTTTTCTCCATAGATCAGGCGCAAAAAAGGCTCCACTCCAGCCTTTCGAAGCCATCTTCGAAAGTGGAGTGAAGCCTAGTGTACCTTTTTTTACTGTATAGACTGATCCGTAAAAATGCTTGTAGGGACCGTGTTCATGGAGATTCTGTCGATATTTTTCTGTATTCCCCGGGCGTAAGTCCTGTCGACTTTTTGAAAACACGGATAAATGAAATCGTATGCAGGTACCCAACCTGACCCGCGATGCTTTGAACCGTATCCCTGGTTTCTTTGAGTAGCTGCTTCGCCCTTTCGACTCTTGCCAACACAAGGTAATCCATCATATTCATTCCGATCTCTTCTTTAAAAATCCTGCTCATAAAGCTGGAGTTGATTTGAAACAGATCCCCAATTCCTGTCATGGAAAGATCCGTATCGTCATAATGATCATCCAAGAAAGCTTTAATTTTATAGATCAAAGCTGTTTGAGAGTCCTCTTCCTTACGTTTGTTCATTTCATCAAAGATGGCGGTTAATTGTGCGTAGAAATACGGATACAGCTCGGCCTCCGTCTCCAGTGGTTCCAACCCCTCATTTAGGGAGTCTAATCCTTTCTTCCAAATCGCCTTGAGATCTGAGGCCGTTTCGCTCATTTCGCGATCCATGGAGAACAAAATGAGCTTCAACAGGTTAAGAACGCTATCTTTGGACATGCTGGCTTCTGACGTCTGCTGTACAAACTCTTGAATTATTAAAGTCCATCCAGAATCCCCTTGCCGAAAGGTTTGGGCGATACTTCGAAGGGATTGCGGCTGTACGATCAGTTCCTCTTCCTTCAGATGTTGAATATGATCCGCGAAGATGATTTGATTGCTGCCGAACTTGAACTTCATTTTGACGGCATGTATAGCCGTCTTATAGGAGTCAGCAATTTCATGGATTTCCTGTGCTAACGATCCGATACCGATGGTAATCGTCATATCCAGGTTCCCTTGTATCCATTCGCATACCTCTTGCGTAATCACTTCAACTTTAGAGCTCGGATTGCCTGATTGAAACAAAACAACCATATGGTTTCCCTGTATCCATTCTGTCCATACCCGAATGTGATGCTCCTCCGCGATCTCTTGGCATACGCGTAAAATCGCGTATTTCAATAAAAATTGATCACGCTTATTATATCGCGCCACAAAGCTGGAATAACAATCAATTTCAACCAATGCAACACGAGCTTGATCATGTTGTTCAAACATGGTTGCGATGAACTCATCGTCTCTATTGACGATATTGCCTTCAAGCAGATCTAGAAGCAGCTTGGTATGCCGATATTTTACATTTTCGTTCTGCAGCAGCTGTTGACCATCGAATTGATCGATCAGTTGATCGATGGCCTCTTCAATAAAGTCGAAATCATTCCGTTTCTCGCCTCCGAGCAGCTCTATACTTTTTTGCGATTTAAAGCGCTCCAAACGATCTGTCAACGCTTCGATCGGTTTATAGTTTTTGCGGGTGATCGCATAAATCCAATACGCGCCGAATGCAATGACAAGCAGCCACAACCCGTAACAAACATAAAAAATAGTCGAACTGAAGCCATATACCTTCGAGTTATTCACCGAACTATACATACGCCATCCCGTATATTCCGAAGAAACCGAAAAGGAATGGATTTTTTTCGCCCCTGCCGCATCTTCACTCTCTCCAATTGAAGCAATAGAAACATTCACTTTATCTACAAAGTCAAGATGACTGTATTGGGCGTTAGCCATTTGCTCGATCATCGATTCAATCGCATATGGACGGACATTGACGACGATAAGCCCTTGTCCACCGGAAATGGTCGGGACTTTGCTGGTCAGCGTCAATACGTTGCGGGTCACGATTTCGCTCGAATATGCATTTATTTCCGACACTTTCCGTAAATCGGACCATTTCGACTTGGAATGATGATGAATGACATCTATCAGAAAGTCTCGATCCGGGAATTGATCGATCGAAATTCGTTCATCTCTCGTCAACACGATTTGATCTCTAAAACGGTACAAATATAGCGAGTCGATCAGCGGCGTGGCGTGAATGATATTTCGAATTCGTTCACTCATTTCAATCGAATCCAAATATTTGTTCGTTTCCTTCGCAGGATCGAAAAATTTATCAAAGGTCACGCTGTTAAGAATTTCTTTGACGATTAATTGATCGATGGAACGCAGCGCGTCATCAACGCTTTGGAGCATTTGCTCCGTTGCTACCTCATTTACCCGATTAGCTTCATTCCCAATCGTTAATCGTACCGTCATAATGGAAATGAGAACAACGATGGAGGAAGCTACGACGAAGATCGGAAGATATGACAAAAGCAATCGGTAATACCATTGTTTTCGCATCCTGACGCACCTTTCCATATGTAGTCGAAATATACGCAAATCGCTCTTGTGGAGAAATCCTTATTCTTCCTATATGGTAAAAATAGCACACCTTAGGTGTGCTTGATAAGAAATTTATTTTATATCATCTTTCATCCGATGTTGGTAGCTACCTTCAAGAAATCATACTGTTGTGCAAACTGACGGATTTGCAACCGCTCCTCCATAGACAATTGCTGGATCGGTTTTCTCGGCGCTCCGACTTCAATGCCTTGTAAATGCAAGATTTCCCTTTCAAATGCGATGAAATCGTACTTTATCAGCTCCGCGATCACACTGTTCGCTTTGGCTTGC
The window above is part of the Paenibacillus lutimineralis genome. Proteins encoded here:
- a CDS encoding NAD(P)-dependent oxidoreductase, coding for MKKIGFIGLGTMGAPMAANLLKAGYEVTVYNRTASKCAPLVNQGAKQAASPKEAAASNDIVITMVSNDQSIEAVYDGSEGVLSGLKSGAIVIDCSTISPALVKQTAAKVQEREGSFLDAPVTGSSPAAIDGTLVFMIGGNADTLEKSRDLFEVMGKKILYMGPNGSGAVAKIAHNTIVGINNLALAEGFAIAAKSGLPVDSFLELVQLGSAGSKAAELKGRKIIEHDFTNQFSLALMLKDLKLASSLTDNSGIPAPMLNLAKSLFQAGQTEGYGDEDLSSVVKIYEAWIGQKIGDKQS
- a CDS encoding DUF7594 domain-containing protein — translated: MTPITWKRSVILSLFVIVSLFVTSGGSSIYALENSNAVTQIPIQADTYVNAGSLANTNYGTDPMLQVRTWSSDPNYTRESYMKFDLSSYSGEVGSVTLNVYAAVINTNGSPLAFQLYGVEDDTWTENRVTWNEKPVMDHYLANVNVGLTWKWIQVDVTSFVKAQLASDQVASFGLTQAAKSGALIHINSKENAVNQPYLSLSHRRVDPSAPRWPSDASVVIENLGENGLDLKWSETQSPGNTDNYQIYQNGKSIATVTSDTYHIPIQDLDIGSTYTFKIEAGNSQNKWSHDGPYVTVNVPKTELKQMKIGNVFNENEPIQFKVATLLPSVTWSVYDMQGAKMSEGTEFNDRGNAIINVPYSKRGYFKLRATAGSSDQQTSVPLETSFAVLSPYDFTAVADSPFGMATHLHRGQTNTIPIIQQAGVKSVRDGIEWHAIEKAKGVYTFNPVPDNYMAKLKEQGIDMLFVSGYNNPFYDNNGTPYTDQGREGFANYAEAYVDYYKDQLIAMEAYNEFHGSFGKRGNSPANSRPDYYFNLLKKTYETVKASHPEFPVYGIVASEDAVSWIEEVFKLGGLQYMDAVTLHPYRYPSEPEGLTESLDQIKALIRQYNNGQDKPIWITEFGYPTHNAANGVDEIIQANYLVRYYVSAISSGVEKIYWYDMVNDGLRKDYNEDNFGLLRNAADPFGAFTPKPAYTAYAAMTRELTGWQFHEEESLESDLKSYLFMDGGQNNKRVVWSLEPASAVIKTNQPVEITDMMGNTRTYVPTNGNIYVTLTGEPIYIKGNIQAINKDAMFTVSGGGALSGEPVTFQVEMNNTTAEVLDFTLEVEDQSYALNAGPGQTKLQSVVVNGLDEPGTRIVKGVLKAGGQVVGLLQYVAAVESSETVQIRPVFNGTEPLSQSIKVQIRNHSKFNALPVHRIDWQLGTLSGHQEVNQVLQPDSTGTFDIALQNVELGKSLSSDVKVAYGNNKTYVYKGNIDFNPVYSGTLNVDGNPDPLIVVKAPTIDLSKGNVKVNGYQGADDLSGSVWLNYDNDNFYLTAKIKDNIHAYPATDVNMWNSDSIQFAISNGLPGEDPNYYEYGISQTSAGSQIYRWMAPVGVEKGLVTNGEVRVARDEAQKLTTYELALPWSELAPIMTESGVFNFSLLVNDNDGNQRRGFIEWGGGIGDGKAPSKFRSMQWIQE
- a CDS encoding polysaccharide deacetylase family protein, which encodes MRIRYDRFPGGKMKAITLSYDDGREDDRMLVAKMNDYGLKGAFHLNSGFFGKPGYINAEEVSTLYAGQEVSSHTAAHPHLDLIPPDRVVTEIMEDRNALEALTGYPVRGMSYPYGSWNEQVVSALPGLGIEYARTTNSTHTFAMPSDFLQWHPTCHHKQMLEFGQKFLFDTPRHARMAIFYVWGHSYEFDRDRNWNILEQFGELVGRHSDIWYATNSEIVAYMSALRQLRCSVSGHILHNPSAMSVWIEVEETAIEIRPGEIKNLNAC
- a CDS encoding sialidase family protein, which gives rise to MEQEDMKAMRNGAIRYCTVAEAGPDNPRNDTASVVQLKDGRLLLAWHKYEDNIEGGSDFGLCRIHAKISRDDGITWGEETLLVDVEPGDHNVQAPGLTRLPSGELMLHCVRGHHGGSSATMCLFRSSDEGKTWSDAGTIWNRSDGQWIQGGANQMNVLSSSRLLLPFHFGTGHQGSQHNTVACYLSDDEGYSWRRSSGTVNLPMRGAMEASVAELPSGQLIMSLRTQLGSVFLSFSDDSGETWSLPQTSGLKAPESCSCLRLIPGTNNLVLFYNNSCYDPARHHYGLRTPLTAAISRDGGITWEKVGDIETGPFEFMNLNCTFTTSGKALLTYTKVEDPQITQQDISLPFQRTGMDLMLANIERGWFGDHYLTKEGLR